CCTACATGGAGACCGGCGAGTTGCCCCCGCCGCCCGACTGGGAGGAGCGGGTGCAGGTGGTGGCCGAGCACCTGTCGCTCAAGTGCGAGTGGCTGGGGGAGCACACCGGCGTCATGGAGATGCGCAAGAACTACAGCAGCTACTTCAAGGGCTTCCGCAACGCCTCTACGCTGCGGCACGAGCTCATGCAGCCGGAGACGAAGGAGGGCGTGCTGGAGGTGATGCTCAACTTCAAGCCCGACGCGCCGGACATCCAGGTGCCCGCCGCCAAGCTTCCGGAGCAGACCGCCGACCCGGACGCGGTGGACACGAAGAAGCCCGACGTGCCGGACGACCTGCCGTCGCCGGGGGGCGACGGGGCGTCCGAAGAGGTGGGAACGAAGAAGGCCGAGCTGCCGGCGTCGATGGCCTCGTAGCTCGTGGATCGTGTAGGGACGATGCACGTCCGAGTCCGCGTCGAGTGTCCCCTTCGACGCCGAAAATGCACCAACCTGCCACCGTCGACGGGCGTGATGGGGCGCCGGACATCGACGTGCGGTTGTGGGGGGCGCCGGACGTCCTCTCTACCAGCCAGACGTGGACGCATGGCACATCGCGTTCGGGGATAGTTCAGGCGTCCATACCACAGGAGTCGAGGGCGCTAGAGATCAAATACCGCTGCCGCCTCGTCTTCCAGCACAGGGCCGATCACCTCGGCCTTATGGTTGCCCCGTGCAAGCACCTCCTCGCAGGGAAGGGCAAGCTGGCGTCCCGAATCCCCCTTCATCTCGTAGAGGCGCTCGGCGCGCAGCCCAAATACGACGCGCCCGATGCGGGCCCAGAAGATCGCCCCGGCGCACATTGCGCACGGCTCTGTGCTGGCGTAGAGGGTGGTCTTCTCGAGCCGCTCCGGCTCGTATTCTTGAGAGGCGACGCGGACGAGATTGGTCTCGGCGTGCCCCGTGCAGTCCCCCGTGTGGCCCTCCGTATTGCCGGCACGGTCCAGGACCGTCCCGGTCGGGCCCACCAGCACAGCGCCGAAAGGCGGGTTTCCGGCGTCTTGGGCCGAGGCGGCTTCGTCGATGGCGGCCCGGACGAACCGCTCGTGATCGAGGGCGTCGACGGCGTCGGACATAAAGCAGTTGAGATGTGCAAAAGAGAAAGAGGGGGGCTAGAAGTCCATTCCGAAGATCCAAGCCCGGTCCTGCATGGTGGGTGCCCGGTCCCGGTCGGTCCTGTGTCCAAACGTCCGCGGACCACAGGAACACCCGTGGCTTACGTGTACCCTTAAGACGCCGGATTGCCTTCTGCCCTCCCGGCCTGAAGATGGGGAGTAGTGTCCATCCATGCCACATACGCTCGGTATCCACCCATGGCGGCCAATGA
This window of the Salinibacter grassmerensis genome carries:
- a CDS encoding nucleoside deaminase — encoded protein: MSDAVDALDHERFVRAAIDEAASAQDAGNPPFGAVLVGPTGTVLDRAGNTEGHTGDCTGHAETNLVRVASQEYEPERLEKTTLYASTEPCAMCAGAIFWARIGRVVFGLRAERLYEMKGDSGRQLALPCEEVLARGNHKAEVIGPVLEDEAAAVFDL